The genomic interval tgaatatgggtcatgccggatcaaaaacaaggtcacggggtcacttagtgcgttttaaacatcacaatgttgtctgctctctaattcaagtagtttttatccaatcttcaccaaaattggtcagaagttgtatcttgatcatGTCTAGGTcaattttgaatatgggtcatgacgggtcaaaaaataggtcacggggtatcttagtgcgttttaaacctcaccatgttgttcgctttctaattcaagtagtttttatccaatcctcaccaaaattggtcacaggtttttatctaaatgatctctaggacaagttagaacatgggccattccggacctaaaactaggtcacggggtcacttagtgcgttttttaacattcagcatggtgtccactctctaattcaagtagtttacatcagatcttcaccaaacttggtcagaagttttatggagatgatcttaaggccaagttagaacatgggcctttctgggtcaaaaactaggtcaaggggtcacttagtgcgttttaaaaattgagcatggtgtccgcttttttttgtgaagacgacatgcaaaatattatgtgtcaatgcggcatgtgtgggtatttgtcacgtctgtgacaaagctctagttatattataatgctttaatgtcttcttaccatgcatattaaacttgcaatactCTATAGATTCTTATAAACACCATTTattttaatcataacctctttaagagtattaatttaattcagtaattttaaatttgttaattaaatatcatatggggaaaacattaaaaaatattaacaaacaggctttattgttcttgttgtgttaatcacaaaacttaatgatgtattaaatagagttaaaatagtatattaattcatttaatttgtttacctttcaatatcttgcagcCACTTGACAACCTAtctcagtaaactgtacagcgtgacaaacataataaagcagaatatgcgtatgaatctgagtatacacagatcTACTAGCATATAAATCAAAACATGCTTGTCTCTTTTCATTTtcaaacgatactcatcttaCATGCTTTTACTTTGTGAGTAGCCTCTTGCTTAGACTGAACttcaattttccaacactcgtttccgtgacgcacattctcTGTGCAGATTcctaataaataatttttttgtatCTCAAccgtagtattttgcgttaactGACACACTCATTATATTATAtcctaataaccatatgatatcggTCTTTaacttgaatgttatttatcattttcgccgttcaacgcaatttctcgtctgcttgctgcCATCTTGAACGTGTGTAAAACCAGGCGTGCTcaagagagatgtgtggatactggatagcaacgtaaaatcgtatatatttgGCTACATTCGCAAACCAAAACGTAATTCAGTTGTTATTCGGCATTGACTCGACAAGCTCAATCAGCATATGAAATTCCAACTATCAAAGTAACCTATATCGGTCAGGTGCGTTAAGAATGAACAGGGATAATACgcgcacgaataaatattgcagacggctcttttatgatcggcaaaaaatacgaaaataaaaaaattgtttgggtAGGGgtgtaaaaagtgggtcggtcggtaaagggcaaacaaacttaattttaatttaggcccaACAGTTTTTTTACTTAATAAATAGTATACACATACCAGCCATTTAGCTATTGCAGGTTCAGAGTCAAATTCCTCAATACTTGGCGTCATAATTTGATGGCCATGAGATGATTGAGTTTGCATTTCCAAGTCAACCTCTTCAATAACTGTTGACATTCTGCGCAAGTCATAATTCGTTGAATCTCATCAAAACAAAGCCAGGGTCAATTTATTTTCTTACATGGTTGAATACTTTTATCCTCCTTTGTTGGTTTATGTTTGGGCGAAGccatcaaaataacatcaaaaagagattaaaatacatttatcgCCATGAGTTCTCCACCGAGTAATAATAAGTTGAAGCGTCAGGTGTGGTTGACTTACGACACTGTGCGATAAGCATCTACTAAATTAGTGCTAATGGGAAATGAACCCAAACAGTTGAATTAGTGTCCAGGTCTAGTTATTTCGGACATGTTGGTTAGTTTGGAAACAAAAAAAGTTAGTGGGTTACGTCCAAGACTGTATATGTGACTGTAAGTTAAAGATAACAATTGTACAATATCTTACAAAATGTGTAAGGACACTTGAAAGCAATTTAAAtaagaattgttttttgtttctgtatgcaaaaacatatttacttaataaaaatACCTTCTCTGTCTGCCATTGATTGAAACTGTTTGTCTCCAGGACATTCTGTGaacataaatgtttaatttttagaaaatttatgTAACATGTTTGTAATTGTCGCTTTAATGTTCTGGTATAGATCTGTATACAACATGTACATATGCATACATGCCAGATGTCCCGATCTcagcgggacagtcccgctttgaGGCCCTTTGTCTTGGCGTCCCGATATAAGatgatttgtcccgacattcgtaaaaaagcGATGTAAGGCCTATAGGTttccaataaaattcgctattcaagctctgtttcgctaacacttaccaccgctaatccctctATTGCCCCCAATttacaatccgattctacttctcgtgtgtaccagtgttatttatgacaccttatcagcgatttatcggctaattattgattttatcaggcattcacaccatggtggtcttcaagatagtggtcgcttattgctatcgatagttgtagtataataaaataaatgttgaaaatgtgtttgttaatgtctttgtttgaaacggtttacataacaattgttttgtaaaattaactctacgtcattaatgagtcttttacattcaatgtttagttccaaaatagcgggataatccgaatgtgcaatataccaaaatcgcaacaaacagtccaataagtgatacccatcctgtctagtgtaattgggtgtaattgtaataaaaacaacgaagtgctatgcatgacagtttgaccctactccaattaagcttaAAACatcgaggtgctatgcatgacagtttgaccctactctaATTAAGcagcgacaattgacaagtaacaaactgctcatggatacatgcttaaaaaaacatcgcaacaaaaaGTAAAAGTGGTatccatcttgtcttgtgttattgtaataaaaacaaagacggtttgcttccaccaaaaacctacctcggaaatgtgtacagccgcgcattccgtgtcaagctgttgtaactgttcggtagatagtttactgtaacccgtactttcagtgtactggatagcctcccctgcgttaatgtttgccattgaaagtaatataatgagtattgttgtcgtaatgttccagattttgtcatctaaaaatatgaatgttatcttcgctgtttgctattgtcttatttaataaaactgttattgttatgttttagatttcatgcttcatatcagatgttatatgtcttgaataaaagtctCGAataatgatagatcgttttaggtgtcctgctttttggtcaaatgtcccgacaattttttatggaatgtcccgctttggacctaaaaaattatggcatgtatgcatatgttGTCCATCACAAAAACTGAAAAAAAGCGTACTTAATGCAAGGGTACCTATCAAGGGcacaaatgttcattattattaaacagtgTTTTGTGGGCGAGAACCACCTGGCAACCTTTTAAGTCAAGGTCAAGCTTTGAGGTCAAAATACTGCACTTTATTGTCAAACAAAGGCTTGTCCACTCTTTAACTTTACTATATATGGAAGGGTTTTTAAATGACCTGGCAGTAATTTCATTATACAGATGGATGTGTCACCAGAAAAAAACAATGCACTATCTTCAAAGTCAAATCCAGACTTTTATGATAGAGAGCAGACCATGAACAATATATTGAAGaattttttaataactaatgctTAACTATATGAGACTGTTTCTCACACAAAATAGCTACACAACTGCCTTTAGAGTCAATATCATTCAAATGCAGCACATCATGGTCGGTGATAACTCTATTCACAACCAATCAAGCTATATCTGTACACACttcttgttttataatataataatcttACCTCCAGAAATTTTGGATTTTTTAAACCTTCGTTTTACTGCACCAAAGACTTCATTGACTTGACTGATAATTGACCCAGCtgtgaaacaaaaacaaagaacaaCTGACCTAAAGCTAATTTACGAATTTGTAACAAATTGGTGATCAAACCCATCAGGCAACACATGCTGAACTAACGTACCATGCCATCTTATTAATAAGGTCCTTTAGTTTTATTTAGCTGATTCTATCATTAAGTGTTACTTGTATGAATGTGCATAATACTGAGTTTACCTTTTCTGCCTTGCTTAAGGTCCGTATTTTCGTTTGTAATTTCTTCTGAAGCATTATtatctaaaacaaaaatattttcttcCTCAGGAGGCTTTTCTTCTAAAGTACCTTTTGAAGCAGTTTCCTCTAAAAGAAAGATGCATAATGATAATACTTAATTTATATTTGCATGTTAATACTGGAGAATAAAGGCTTTGCATCAGAAAATGCTACAATGCCATTAAATGTGCCTAAAACATTGTATGTAGaattcaaatgctttttaaatTCCTTCAGAAAGAGGGAACATAAGAGTCATTCTGTTTGTTGGTCTTCCTGTTTTGCCACACAGAATATTTTAAGTTTGTTGTATTACGCGTTGACAAAAGTAATTTAGTTCAGTGCATCAGTTTGTAGCTGCATTTTTTTATCCTCgaaaatttaaaaattgcatCATATTTTTGGTGTATTACCACTTGACTATATAAATGACCTCCTATAAATATCTATAACTCCGCCAAGGATGTTCCCAAGCCCTGGCTGAAAAAGGAGGAGGATTGGGTGTAGGGCTAGCTACCCTACCCTGTTGAAACCTTATTGCCACAGAAACGCCAAAGAGAATAACAACATACATCACGGTTCTGGGAGAAGGTGGACCTCCAGCTGGAGGACCTATGACGCCGGACGGTGAAAGCCAGTGTCAACTGGAAGCTATCAGGCTGAAGaccatcatctccaccaggacTACAACCACCATCGGTACATGGAATGTCCGAACCATAGTATGAGACCGGAAAGACAGCACAAGTGGCCGCAGAGATGAGGAAGTTCAACCTCACCATCCTAAGGATCAGCAAAaatcaagatggactggctctgggCAGCAGCAACTGACTTCCGGTGAGTTACTGTTGTTCTCGGGGCATGAGCAGGAGAATGCAGCACACACCCATGGAGTAGCCCTCAGTCTTTCCAAGTCGGCACAGAGAGCCCTCATCAGGTGGGAGGCACACGGACCAGATCATAACGGCCTCTTTTCTTACCAAGATGAAGAGGATTAACTTGGACATAATCAAGTGCTATGCCCCGACAAACGACAGTGAAGAGGATCAGGACAACTTTTACAAGagactgtcaaccatcatacaagacagaccaaagagaaaTCTCATCACCCTAATTGgtgacttcaacgccaagatcggCACTGACAACAGAGGGTGTGAGGAGATCATGGGGAAGCAAGGGTGAGGCGAGATGAACGACAACAGGGAGAGATTTGCCAACCTGTGTGCCACAAGTAACCTTGTCATCGGAGGAAGTGTTTTCCATCACAGAAGGATACACAAGGCAACTTGGGTGTCACCAGACCGGTAAACGGAGAACCAGATTGACCACCTGTGCATTGCAAGGAAGTTCCGTCGCTCTCTCCAGGATGTACGTGCCAGGCGTGGAGCACACATGGTTTtggaccatcatctccttgtcaCTGGATTGAAACTGaagctgaagaagagttggaCAAGGGGGCCCAGCCAACGCCAATGTTACAACACTGCTACACTTAAAGACACCTGGAAGCAAGACACCTCTCCAACATTATTATTAGTTTGTCCCCGATTCAACGCTTTTTCCCAGATGCCTTGGACATCTAACAGTCAGTATTATACACATTTGAAATTCTTTTCTTTGTTTCGTGACAGATAAACTATATTTTTAAGTTAGTACATGCTATTTGATTGCATATCAAATATACacaacagttttttttacttaattaatgGTATAGACGTATCAGCCATTCAGCTATTGCAGGTTCAGGATCAAATTCCTCAATACTTGGCATCATGATTTTGATGGCCATGAGATCATTGAGTTTGCGTTTCCAAGTCAACTTCTTCAATAACTGTTGACATTCTGCACAAGTCATAATTGGTTGAACCTCATCAAAACAAAGCCAGGGTCAATTTATTTTCCAAGAAGATTGAATACTTTTATCCTCCTTCGTTGGTTTATGTTTGGGCGTTAAGccatcaaaataacatcaaaaagagattaaaatacatttattgccaTGAGTTCTCCACCCAGTAATAATAAATTGAAGCGTCCGGCGAGGTTGACTTACGACACTGTTCGATAAGCGTCTTGTCAATTAGTGCTCATAGTAGATGAACCCTAACAGTTGAATTAGTGTCCAGGTGTAGTTATTTCGGACACGTTGGttagttttgaaacaaaaaaagtaAGTGGGTTACGTCCAAGACTGTACAGTACAGCTAAGgcagaacaaacatatttcgcgatcagcggcggcaaggcgaaacgagtcgatgccgcgtcagctGTTGAAGCCGTGtgagtatgcggcggcaagttgaatttcgccgcgaagcttcgcatcgGTCCGCCGCGGCATGCCGAGGCAAGCCTCTATCcgcgacatgacgccgagtcgatgcgtacatgtatcataaaataaacaatcttttttaaatgattagttgttaaaaaaaattaaaagaacatttataataatatgtcaaatcataatatttaatgtgcgcggattcaaaataaaatagatagcatagttaataaaaaagcgtGCTGTTGTGTTTCAGTGAGTGCATTCCcgtttataaacaaattgttgtaatcctgaaaatttaacaaaaatcgaagtcatcaaaacaaaacacgataatcaagggcatgtattaattcaatttcaataataatttatctttgtcatttttagaatcggcttaagcagtttaagttactttgtgtgcgtctATTAACTGCaccgtttcattattattttatattgaagtgatattatgggcatttttcactgttgaattgaactgaaaagaataaacaggtcaaaagagttagtgaaaatgtggttactgacaattagctgcaactcatcttgctaccggctgtttataaaattagatattttttatgactggacattcttctaagccgaaatgatccgtaaaacaaaatagtgtctttgtgtcgtttgaacgaatctgcactaaaactaaattcacatcgtaaattgaATACTTTCTGTCGTAAAATGGGAAAAACGAAAGTTCGgttgatatacaaatgcattactttctctttcctggatattgttttagtatgttgatgctgcattcacaaatataagtgtatcttaagtgaaaacaaaaacaatagaaaacggttgcgatagacacctattaactgtgAGATGACCATGAGAATACTTTAAATGATCAAGCAGTGTTACAAGGACAACGTAAGTCCGGAGTAAATGGCAAAAATCTTTACTATAAATAACTATTGTTATTTGATTGCataaatcataacacattatcaacatactttattttatataaatcgaataatttctgtcgtcagttgtcaaagtacggttgatattcaaatgcattattttccttttttcgggatattgttttagtatgttgatgctgcattaacaaatatatgtgtatataagtgaaaacacaaacaataaacaactgttgcgataggcacctataaactgtatgatgcccatgatatcactttataacatgaaactaataactacGAAAgtggcgtaaatctaggtttctatgctacacaaatgaacATGTAGATGTATATCTATTCACTTGATCTGCCgcatacgtatgcggcggattcacTCCGCGAAAGTATGCGAGGTTGATACAggctcggcgtcgttgcgcggaacgATGCCGAGTGCCGCAGCGATTCGCcacgtgaacacacgattcggccgccacATACTAATAATcttgccgtggcgtagccgcggataatgtttgttccgccttggctgtactgtatatgcGACTGTAAGTTAAAGATAACAATTGTCTAATCTCTTACACAAAGATAACAATTGTCCAATCTCTTACACAATGTGTAAGGACACTTGAAAgcaatttaaacaagggctgtttgtaaaacatgcatgcaccccatttgggctctccgttgtagtgacagccattgtgtgaatatgttttttgtcactgtgaccttgacctttgacctagtgacctgaaaatcaaaaggggtcatctgccagtcatgattaatgtacctatgaagtttcataatcctagccatatgcgttcttgagttatcatccaggaaccatttactatttcgggtcgccgtgaccttgacctttgacctagtgacctgaaaatcaataggggtcatctgcgagtcatgattaatctacctatcaagtttcatgatcctaggaataagcgttcttcagttatcatccggaaaccattttactatttcgggtcaccatggccttgacctttgacctagtaacctcaaaattgataggggtcatctgcgagtcatgatcaatgtacctatgaagtttcatgatcttaggcataagcgttcttgagttatcatccggaaaccattttactatttcgggtcaccatgaccttgacctttaacctagtgacctgaaaatcaataggaatcatcgcgaatcatgatctatgtacctatgatgtttcatgatcgtagccattagcgttcttgagttatcatccggaaaccattttactatttcaggtcactgtgaccttgacctttgatatagtgacctgaaaatcaataggggtcaactgcgagtcatgatcaatctacctctcaagtttcatgatcctaggcattagcgttcttgagttatcatccggaaaccattttactattttgggtcaccgtgaccttgacatttgacctagtgacctgaaaatcaataggggtcatctgcgagtcatgatcaatgtacctatgcagtttcatgatcctaggcataagggttcttgagttatcatccagaaaccattttactatatcgggacactgtgaccttgacctttgacctagtgacctgaaaatcaataggggtcaactgcgagtcatgatcaatctacctctttagtttcatgatcctaggccgaagcgttcttgagttatcatctggaaaccattttactattttgggtcactgtgaccttgacctttgacctagtgacctgaggggtcatttgtgagtcatgatcaatctaccaatcaagtttcatgatcataggccttagcgttcttgagttatcatccggaaaccattttactatttcgggtcactttgaccttgacctttgacctagtgacctcaaaatcaataggggtcatctgcaagtcatgatcaatgtacctatgatgtttcatgatcctaggcccaagcgttcttgagttatcatccgcaaaccacctggtggacggaccgacagacagaccaacagaccgaccaacatgtgcaaagcaatataccccctcttgttcgaaggggggcataataaga from Dreissena polymorpha isolate Duluth1 chromosome 1, UMN_Dpol_1.0, whole genome shotgun sequence carries:
- the LOC127860252 gene encoding uncharacterized protein LOC127860252; protein product: MCSDNNAPEEITNETTNLTQGRRGATKQRFKKSIFPGECPEDKQLQSMADREECPEDKQLQSMADREEETASKGTLEEKPPEEENIFVLDNNASEEITNENTDLKQGRKAGSIISQVNEVFGAVKRRFKKSKISGECPGDKQFQSMADREDRIQECTLKFRT